The following are encoded in a window of Streptococcus pasteurianus genomic DNA:
- a CDS encoding helix-turn-helix transcriptional regulator — translation MYKIVGEKLKQLRKPNHLSQEKLSEHIHVSRETISNGNKEFPEQKDIKE, via the coding sequence ATATACAAAATCGTCGGAGAAAAGTTAAAACAATTAAGAAAACCTAATCATCTTTCACAAGAAAAATTATCTGAACATATCCATGTTTCTAGAGAAACTATTTCAAATGGGAACAAGGAGTTTCCCGAACAAAAAGATATTAAGGAATGA
- the hisS gene encoding histidine--tRNA ligase, with product MKLQKPKGTQDILPSESAKWQYVEAVARETFKKYNYSEIRTPMFEHYEVISRSVGDTTDIVTKEMYDFHDKGDRHITLRPEGTAPVVRSFVENKLFAPEVQKPVKMYYIGSMFRYERPQAGRLREFHQVGVECFGSANPATDVETIAMAYQLFQILGIKDVTLHLNTLGSAVSRSAYRQALIDYLTPMREQLSKDSQRRLDENPLRVLDSKEKEDKIAVENAPSILDYLDDESQAHFDAVRSMLETLNIPYVIDTNMVRGLDYYNHTIFEFITTVDKSELTICAGGRYDSLVEYFDGPETPGFGFALGLERLLLILEKQGIELPVEKEMDVYIAVLGQGANLKALELVQAVRNQGFSAERDYLGRKIKAQFKSADAFNAKTIITLGESEIEAGQVAVKNNKTREEVTVSFDEIANNFAEVLNKLD from the coding sequence ATGAAATTACAAAAACCTAAAGGAACACAGGATATTTTACCTAGCGAAAGTGCTAAGTGGCAATACGTGGAAGCTGTTGCGCGTGAAACATTTAAAAAATACAATTACAGCGAAATTCGTACACCAATGTTTGAACATTATGAGGTTATCAGCCGTTCTGTTGGTGACACAACGGACATCGTGACAAAAGAAATGTATGATTTCCACGATAAAGGTGACCGCCATATTACTTTGCGTCCAGAAGGTACAGCTCCTGTTGTGCGTTCTTTTGTAGAAAATAAATTATTTGCACCAGAAGTTCAAAAGCCAGTTAAGATGTACTACATCGGCTCAATGTTCCGCTACGAACGTCCACAAGCTGGTCGTTTGCGTGAATTCCATCAAGTTGGTGTTGAGTGTTTCGGTTCAGCAAATCCTGCCACAGACGTTGAAACAATCGCGATGGCTTACCAATTGTTCCAAATACTGGGCATTAAAGATGTTACACTTCATTTGAATACTTTGGGAAGTGCAGTTAGCCGTTCGGCATATCGTCAAGCTTTGATTGATTACCTTACGCCAATGCGTGAGCAATTGTCAAAAGACAGTCAACGTCGTTTAGATGAAAACCCACTCCGTGTCCTTGATTCAAAAGAAAAAGAAGACAAGATTGCTGTTGAAAACGCACCATCAATTCTTGATTATCTTGATGACGAAAGCCAAGCTCATTTTGATGCTGTGCGTAGTATGCTTGAAACCCTCAATATCCCATATGTCATTGATACAAACATGGTTCGTGGTCTTGATTACTATAACCACACTATCTTTGAATTCATCACAACTGTTGATAAATCTGAATTGACAATTTGTGCTGGTGGTCGTTATGACAGTCTCGTTGAATACTTTGACGGACCAGAAACACCAGGTTTTGGTTTTGCACTTGGTCTTGAACGTTTGCTTCTTATCCTCGAAAAACAAGGTATTGAATTGCCAGTTGAAAAAGAAATGGACGTTTACATTGCTGTTTTGGGACAAGGTGCAAACCTTAAAGCGTTGGAACTTGTTCAAGCTGTCCGCAACCAAGGTTTCTCAGCAGAACGTGACTACCTTGGACGTAAAATCAAAGCGCAATTCAAATCAGCAGACGCCTTTAATGCTAAAACAATTATCACTTTAGGTGAAAGTGAAATTGAAGCAGGTCAAGTAGCTGTGAAAAATAATAAAACTCGCGAAGAAGTGACCGTAAGCTTTGACGAAATTGCAAACAACTTCGCTGAAGTATTGAATAAATTAGATTAA
- the rpmG gene encoding 50S ribosomal protein L33: MRVNITLEHKESGERLYLTSKNKRNTPDRLQLKKYSPKLRKHVIFTEVK; the protein is encoded by the coding sequence ATGCGCGTAAATATTACACTTGAACACAAAGAATCTGGTGAACGCTTGTACCTTACTTCAAAAAACAAACGTAACACTCCAGACCGTCTTCAATTGAAAAAATACTCACCAAAATTGCGTAAACACGTAATCTTTACTGAAGTTAAATAA
- the rpmF gene encoding 50S ribosomal protein L32 codes for MAVPARHTSKAKKNKRRTHYKLTAPSVKFDETTGDYSRSHRVSLKGYYKGRKIAKAAK; via the coding sequence ATGGCAGTACCTGCACGTCACACTTCAAAAGCGAAGAAAAACAAACGTCGTACACACTACAAATTGACTGCTCCATCAGTTAAATTTGACGAAACTACTGGAGATTACTCACGTTCTCACCGTGTATCACTTAAAGGATACTACAAAGGACGTAAAATCGCTAAAGCAGCTAAATAA
- the aspS gene encoding aspartate--tRNA ligase has product MKRTMYAGRVRSEHIGQEITLKGWVGRRRDLGGLIFIDLRDREGIMQLVINPEEVSSDVMTTAESLRNEFVIEVTGEVAQREQENKNLPTGAVELKVSALTVLNTAKTTPFEIKDDVEVSDENRLRYRYLDLRRPKMLNNFKLRAKVTHSIRNYLDELEFIDVETPMLTKSTPEGARDYLVPSRVSQGHFYALPQSPQITKQLLMNAGFDRYYQIVKCFRDEDLRGDRQPEFTQVDMETSFLSDQDIQDITEGMIAKVMKDTKGIDVTLPFPRMSYDDAMNNYGSDKPDTRFEMLLQDLTEVVKDVDFKVFSQAPVVKAIVVKGNADKYSRKNIDKLTEFAKQFGAKGLAWVKFTDGAITGPVAKFLTSIEDKLTVSLQLEENDLVLFVADTLEVANNTLGALRTRIAKELDMVDNSKFNFLWVVDWPMFEWSEEEERYMSAHHPFTLPTEESAHELEGDLAKVRAVAYDIVLNGYELGGGSLRINQKELQERMFKALGFTAEEANDQFGFLLEAMNYGFPPHGGLAIGLDRFVMLLAGEDNIREVIAFPKNNKAADPMTQAPSLVADKQLDELALAIETND; this is encoded by the coding sequence ATGAAACGTACAATGTATGCTGGTCGTGTTCGTAGTGAACATATCGGCCAAGAAATTACTTTAAAAGGTTGGGTTGGTCGTCGTCGTGATTTAGGTGGGCTTATCTTTATCGACCTTCGTGACCGTGAAGGTATCATGCAATTAGTCATTAATCCAGAGGAAGTTTCAAGTGATGTTATGACCACAGCTGAAAGCCTTCGTAACGAATTTGTTATCGAAGTTACTGGTGAAGTCGCACAACGTGAACAAGAAAATAAAAACTTGCCAACTGGTGCTGTTGAATTGAAAGTATCAGCATTGACAGTTTTGAATACGGCTAAAACAACACCTTTTGAAATTAAAGATGATGTTGAAGTTAGTGATGAAAATCGTTTACGCTACCGTTATTTAGATCTTCGTCGTCCAAAAATGCTTAACAACTTTAAATTACGTGCAAAAGTTACTCACTCAATCCGTAACTATTTGGATGAGTTAGAATTCATTGATGTTGAAACACCAATGTTGACAAAATCAACTCCAGAGGGTGCGCGTGACTACTTGGTACCAAGTCGTGTGAGCCAGGGTCACTTTTACGCTTTGCCACAAAGTCCACAAATCACAAAACAATTGTTGATGAATGCTGGCTTTGACCGTTACTACCAAATCGTTAAATGTTTCCGTGATGAAGATTTACGTGGTGATCGTCAACCTGAGTTTACACAGGTCGATATGGAAACATCATTCTTGTCAGACCAAGATATCCAAGATATCACTGAAGGAATGATTGCTAAAGTCATGAAAGATACAAAAGGAATTGATGTCACATTGCCATTCCCACGTATGTCTTATGATGATGCAATGAACAACTACGGTTCAGACAAACCTGATACTCGTTTTGAAATGCTTTTACAAGACTTGACAGAAGTTGTCAAGGATGTTGATTTCAAAGTATTCTCACAAGCTCCAGTTGTAAAAGCTATTGTTGTTAAGGGGAATGCGGATAAATACTCACGTAAAAACATTGATAAATTAACAGAATTTGCAAAACAATTTGGTGCCAAAGGTCTTGCATGGGTCAAATTTACTGATGGTGCGATTACTGGACCAGTTGCTAAATTCTTAACAAGTATCGAAGATAAGTTGACAGTAAGTTTACAACTCGAAGAAAATGATTTGGTTCTTTTCGTTGCCGATACTCTTGAAGTTGCTAATAATACTCTTGGTGCTCTTCGTACTCGTATCGCTAAAGAACTTGACATGGTTGACAACTCTAAATTTAATTTCCTTTGGGTTGTTGATTGGCCAATGTTTGAATGGTCTGAAGAAGAAGAACGTTATATGTCTGCTCACCACCCATTCACATTGCCAACTGAAGAATCCGCTCATGAATTAGAAGGTGACCTTGCTAAAGTACGTGCAGTTGCTTACGATATCGTTCTTAACGGTTATGAACTTGGGGGCGGTAGCTTGCGTATCAACCAAAAAGAATTGCAAGAACGTATGTTTAAAGCGCTTGGCTTTACAGCAGAAGAAGCAAATGACCAATTTGGTTTCTTGTTAGAAGCTATGAACTACGGTTTCCCACCACATGGTGGACTTGCTATTGGTCTTGACCGTTTCGTTATGCTTCTTGCTGGTGAAGATAACATTCGTGAAGTCATTGCATTTCCTAAAAATAATAAAGCTGCGGATCCAATGACACAAGCACCAAGTCTTGTTGCAGATAAACAATTAGATGAATTAGCTTTAGCAATCGAAACTAATGATTAA